A genomic segment from Helicoverpa armigera isolate CAAS_96S chromosome 10, ASM3070526v1, whole genome shotgun sequence encodes:
- the LOC110374421 gene encoding antitrypsin, translated as MFRFKYLVILIFSFVILRSRCQVTFNSLNEKLVFTLIKLKPNENVVASELLVRFSLCKLAAVATGDTKEDLMTLLGYKDERSLKPCYTRLRESLKTMTESDLTLINRIFVDYSKEIDPNFINNSTEKFGVQVEQVGFTYPVAALAHINKMISAITYKRIADILDADDIDRKTKMIIVNGAHYKGTWEFPFDYRLTKVKEFRHIDGKVSKVPMMTKMDSFMFVAAGDCKAINLKFGSWRASITIVIPNSAREFPKLIDKISEERPYVYSLVKSMKSKYLNVLIPRFKIRTFVDWSGFLQGLGLYSLFNTNSSDLVGIYKKEYRNQTIGLSKIKQKIFLQIDEMGVARFKPHPHMDLGPPKGSKAPDVPVFIADRPFYFEVTWDFENARYEMFTGVYYGPESNNIIPK; from the exons ATGTTTAGGTTTAAGTATttagtaattttgatatttagttttgtaatattaaggAGTCGTTGTCAAGTAACATTTAATAGTTTGAATgagaaattagttttt ACTCTAATAAAACTGAAACCAAATGAAAACGTGGTGGCATCTGAGCTGTTAGTTCGTTTCTCACTATGCAAGCTCGCGGCGGTAGCCACGGGAGACACGAAAGAGGATCTGATGACACTTCTAGGTTACAAAGATGAGAGAAGT TTAAAACCCTGTTACACGAGACTAAGAGAATCTCTGAAGACAATGACAGAGAGTGACCTGACATTGATTAACAGAATATTCGTGGACTACTCTAAAGAAATAGATCCAAACTTTATCAATAATTCTACTGAAAAATTTGGAGTGCAAGTGGAACAAGTTGGTTTTACCTATCCTGTGGCAGCTTTGGcacatattaataaaatg ATTAGCGCCATAACATACAAAAGAATAGCAGATATTTTAGACGCTGATGATATAGAcagaaaaactaaaatgataATTGTTAACGGAGCTCATTACAAA ggTACCTGGGAATTCCCATTTGATTACCGGCTGACTAAGGTGAAGGAGTTCCGTCACATTGATGGAAAGGTATCCAAGGTACCGATGATGACCAAGATGGATTCTTTCATGTTTGTAGCGGCTGGAGATTGTAAG GCCATAAATCTCAAGTTTGGAAGTTGGCGGGCATCTATAACAATTGTAATACCCAACAGTGCTCGTGAATTTCCGAAGCTGATTGACAAAATTAGCGAAGAAAGGCCTTATGTGTACAGCCTTGTAAAGAGCATGAAGTCAAAGTATTTGAATGTGCTCATACCAAGATTTAAAATAAGAACTTTTGTTGATTGGTCCGGATTCCTACAAGGG TTGGGACTGTATTCTCTTTTTAATACGAACTCCTCGGATCTGGTCGGTATATACAAGAAAGAGTATCGGAACCAGACCATCGGCTTGagtaaaatcaaacaaaaaatattcttgcaAATTGATGAAATGGGTGTTGCCAGATTTAAACctc ATCCACATATGGACTTGGGACCCCCAAAAGGATCAAAGGCCCCAGATGTACCAGTATTCATAGCGGATAGACCGTTCTACTTCGAGGTCACGTGGGACTTCGAGAATGCTCGATATGAAATGTTTACCGGTGTATATTATGGGCCGGAGTCAAACAATATCATACCAAAGTGA